A region of the Streptomyces sp. NBC_00442 genome:
ACGTTCTGGATCTTGAAGGCGAGGAAATTGTGCGTGGTGTCGAGCAGCGCCAGGTTCACGAACCCGCTGATCAGGAAGAGCACGCCGAGCACGATGTTGAGGGTCGAGGCGAAGTTGCCGCCCCTGAACGCCCCGTACAGGAGCAGCAGGCCGACGACGAGGGAAATCACGCTCAGCGCGCCATTGGTGCTCAGCCCGGCCACGGTGTCGCCGCCCGTGTCGAAGAAGCCGATCTGGTGGACGAGACCGAGGATGCCGAAGACCAGCAGGACCACTCCCATGACTCCGCCGCCGATGCGGTAGACCCGGTTGAGCCGGTGGTCGACCGGCAGGTGCTCGTTGAGCGAGACCCGGCTGTGGTTGAAGCGCTGCGAAATCGTGTGGGTGGCCATAGTGGGGGCCCTCCTCATCCCTGGACACGCGGGGCGTACGTACCCGGGCACGGGCAGCGCTCGGGCGTACGTACTCAAGCGTGCGCCCGGCTGCGGCCGTCAACAACTCAGCGGCGGGGGGAGCGGGACGGAAGGGGGCCGGGTCGAAGGCTCCGGGTGGGGGCCGGGCGGAAGCGGGGGCGGGCCGGGTCAGGCGCCGTGGCCCAGTTCCTCGCGGATGCGGGCCACCACCTGCGCCACGGTCTGCCGCACCGCCTCGGTCTCCGTCA
Encoded here:
- a CDS encoding DUF4383 domain-containing protein, with the protein product MATHTISQRFNHSRVSLNEHLPVDHRLNRVYRIGGGVMGVVLLVFGILGLVHQIGFFDTGGDTVAGLSTNGALSVISLVVGLLLLYGAFRGGNFASTLNIVLGVLFLISGFVNLALLDTTHNFLAFKIQNVLFSFVVGLLLMVFGMYGRVTGFLPHDNPYWKARHETPEEL